A genomic region of Antennarius striatus isolate MH-2024 chromosome 16, ASM4005453v1, whole genome shotgun sequence contains the following coding sequences:
- the LOC137609323 gene encoding circumsporozoite protein, which produces MRGDESELEEEHSQRNQDPGLDGGVRQRQGVKVMQACGVNTGMNAGVNAGVNTGVNAGVNTGMNAGVNTGVNAGVNTGVNTGVNAGVNAGVNTGVNAGVTAGVNVGMNAGVNAGVNAGVNAGVNAGVTAGVNADVNAGVNAGVTAGVNAGVTAGVNAGVNTGMNAGVTAGVNAGVTAGVNAGMNAGVNAGVTAGVNTGVNAGVNAAVTAGVNAGVNAGMNTGVTAGVNAGVNAGVNAGVNAGVNAGVTAGVNAGVTAGVNAAVTTGVNAGVNAGVNAGVTAGVNAAVTTGVNAGVNAGMNAGVNAGVTAGVNAGVNAGVNAGVTAGVNAGVNAGVNAGVNAGVTAGVNAGVNTGGSVLRWSNGPSNGPTTSEHGQSLQVLVLAPGPVLIGDQV; this is translated from the exons ATGCGTGGAGACGAgtcggagctggaggaggagcacaG TCAGAGGAATCAGGATCCTGGTCTGGATGGGGGGGTCCGACAGCGTCAGGGTGTGAAGGTGATGCAGGCgtgtg GTGTGAACACAGGTATGAACGCAGGTGTGAACGCAGGGGTGAACACAGGGGTGAACGCAG gtgtgaacACAGGTATGAATGCAGGggtgaacacaggtgtgaacgcaggggtgaacacaggtgtgaacacaggtgtgaacgcaggtgtgaacgcaggtGTGAACACAGGTGTGAACGCAGGGGTGACCGCAG gtgtgaacgTAGGTATGAACgcaggtgtgaacgcaggtgtgaacgcaggggtgaacgcaggtgtgaacgcaggtgtgactgcaggtgtgaacgcagATGTGAACGCAGGTGTGAACGCAGGGGTGACCGCAG gtgtgaacgcaggtgtgactgcaggtgtgaacgcag gtgtgaacACAGGTATGAACGCAGGtgtgactgcaggtgtgaacgcaggtgtgactgcaggtgtgaacgcaggtatgaacgcaggtgtgaacgcaggtgtgactgcaggtgtgaacACAGGTGTGAACGCAGGTGTAAACGCAGCtgtgactgcaggtgtgaacgcag gtgtgaacgcaggtATGAACACAGGtgtgactgcaggtgtgaacgcaggtgtgaacgcaggggtgaacgcag gtgtgaacgcaggtgtgaacgcaggtgtgactgcaggtgtgaacgcaggtgtgactgcaggtgtgaacgcagCTGTGACTACAGGTGTGAACgcaggtgtgaacgcag gtgtgaacgcaggtgtgactgcaggtgtgaacgcagCTGTGACTACAGGTGTGAACgcaggtgtgaacgcaggtatgaacgcaggtgtgaacgcaggtgtgactgcaggtgtgaacgcag gtgtgaacgcaggGGTGAACGCAGGGgtgactgcaggtgtgaacgcaggtgtgaacgcag gtgtgaacgcaggtgtgaacgcaggtgtgactgcaggtgtgaacgcaggtGTGAACACAG GAGGTTCTGTACTGCGGTGGAGTAACGGTCCCAGTAACGGTCCCACCACCTCAGAACACGGTCAGAGCCTGCAGGTCCTGGTTTTGGCTCCAGGTCCGGTGTTGATCGGGGATCAGGTGTAG